The following proteins are co-located in the Pelecanus crispus isolate bPelCri1 chromosome 5, bPelCri1.pri, whole genome shotgun sequence genome:
- the PLPPR4 gene encoding phospholipid phosphatase-related protein type 4 isoform X1, with product MSAAERQQGKVTKDSVTLLPCFYFVELPILASSVVSLYFLELTDVFKPVHSGFNCYDKSLSMPYIEPAQESVPFLMLLSLVFAGPSITIMIGEGILYCCLSKRRNGIGTEANINAGGCNFNSFLRRAVRFVGVHVFGLCSTALVTDIIQLSTGYQAPYFLTVCKPNYTSLNVSCSENSYVVEDICSGADLNIINAGRKSFPSQHATLAAFAAVYISMYFNSTLTDSSKLLKPLLVFAFIICGIICGLTRITQYKNHPVDVYCGFLIGGGIALYLGLYAVGNFLPSDENVFHPNFHREPLRSLTDLSQDANRILPGKNGSSSDGIVSHRTESILNRNHRDSGSLTNIKRANADVEIITPRSPMGKENMVTFSNTLPRVNTPSLEDPARRNATIHASMDSARSKQLLSQWKNKNESRKLSLQVIETESGQSPPRAIEMRSSSEPSRVGVNGDHHGPTSQYLKIQPGSVPVCNNSGLSGGPRVSIQSRPGSSQLVHIPEETQENVNTSPKSSSARAKWLKAAEKSVACRSNSQPRIMQVIAMSKQQGVLQGSPKSSEGSTVTCTGAIRYKTLTDHEPSSIVRVEAHPENNRPVIQMPSEGEGSGSWKWKGPEKVTLRQTYELNDLNRDSESCDSLKDSYGSGDRKRSNIDNSEHHHHGITTIRVTPVEGSEIGSETLSISSSRDSTLRRKGNIILIPERGSSPENTRNIFYKGTSPTRAYKE from the exons TTGCCCATATTGGCATCTTCTGTTGTTAGCCTCTATTTTCTTGAACTTACTGATGTCTTCAAGCCAGTTCACTCTGGATTTAATTGCTATGACAAGAGTCTGAGTATGCCATACATTGAACCTGCGCAAGAGTCTGTTCCCTTCTTGATGTTGCTTAGTCTGGTTTTTGCTGGACCATCAATTACG ATAATGATAGGAGAAGGAATTCTCTACTGTTGCCTGtccaaaagaagaaatgggatTGGAACAGAGGCCAATATTAATGCAGGAGGATGCAACTTCAATTCTTTTCTTAGAAGAGCTGTCAGATTCGTTG GTGTTCATGTGTTTGGTCTTTGTTCTACTGCTCTTGTTACTGATATTATACAGCTATCAACAGGATATCAGGCACCATATTTCCTCACTGTTTGCAAGCCTAACTATACATCCTTAAATGTATCCTGCTCAGAGAATTCATATGTTGTGGAAGATATTTGCTCAGGAGCTGATCTCAATATTATCAATGCTGGAAG AAAGTCATTCCCTTCTCAACATGCCACCCTGGCAGCCTTTGCAGCAGTGTACATTTCG atGTACTTCAATTCTACGTTAACAGACTCCTCAAAACTTCTGAAACCGCTCTTGGTCTTTGCTTTTATCATCTGTGGAATTATATGTGGTCTGACTCGTATCACCCAGTATAAGAATCATCCAGTTGATGTTTACTGTGGCTTTCTGATAGGAGGAGGAATTGCTCTCTATTTG GGCCTGTATGCTGTGGGGAACTTCTTACCAAGTGACGAGAATGTGTTTCACCCAAATTTTCACAGAGAACCTCTAAGGTCTTTGACAGACCTCAGTCAAGATGCCAACAGAATCCTGCCAGGTAAAAATGGTAGCAGCAGCGATGGCATTGTCTCTCACCGTACAGAAAGTATCCTGAATAGAAACCACAGAGATTCAGGGTCTCTGACCAATATCAAGAGAGCAAATGCTGATGTAGAAATAATAACACCACGAAGCCcaatgggaaaggaaaatatggTTACTTTCAGCAACACTTTGCCAAGAGTCAACACACCATCCTTGGAAGATCCAGCAAGACGAAATGCAACAATACATGCATCAATGGATTCTGCCCGATCCAAACAGCTGCTTTCCCAGTGGAAGAACAAGAATGAAAGTCGAAAGCTGTCACTGCAAGTAATAGAGACTGAATCTGGCCAGTCACCACCGCGGGCTATCGAAATGAGGTCGAGCTCAGAACCCTCCAGAGTGGGTGTAAATGGCGATCATCACGGCCCAACTAGCCAATACCTGAAAATTCAACCTGGCAGTGTACCAGTTTGTAACAACTCGGGTCTTTCTGGCGGGCCAAGGGTCTCTATTCAGTCACGTCCCGGCTCATCCCAGCTAGTGCATATTCCTGAAGAGACTCAGGAGAACGTGAACACATCGCCCAAAAGTAGTTCAGCTAGAGCTAAATGGCTGAAAGCTGCTGAGAAGAGCGTTGCATGTAGAAGCAATAGCCAGCCAAGAATCATGCAAGTAATAGCCATGTCTAAGCAGCAAGGAGTGCTTCAGGGCAGCCCAAAGAGTTCAGAGGGAAGCACGGTCACCTGTACAGGAGCCATCAGATATAAAACCTTGACAGACCATGAGCCAAGTAGCATTGTCAGAGTTGAGGCCCATCCAGAGAATAACAGACCTGTAATTCAGATGCCATCAGAAGGTGAAGGAAGTGGGTCATGGAAATGGAAAGGTCCGGAAAAAGTCACCCTTCGTCAGACATATGAGCTAAATGATCTTAACAGAGACTCTGAGAGCTGTGACTCCTTAAAAGACAGTTATGGGTCGGGTGACAGGAAAAGGAGCAACATAGATAACAGTGAGCATCACCATCATGGAATCACTACGATAAGAGTCACGCCAGTGGAGGGAAGTGAGATTGGCTCAGAGACTCTGTCCATTTCTTCCAGCCGGGACTCAACACTTCGAAGAAAAGGTAACATCATTTTAATCCCCGAGAGAGGGAGCAGCCCCGAGAACACCAGAAACATCTTCTATAAAGGCACATCCCCCACACGAGCATACAAGGAATGA
- the PLPPR4 gene encoding phospholipid phosphatase-related protein type 4 isoform X2: MSAAERQQGKVTKDSVTLLPCFYFVELPILASSVVSLYFLELTDVFKPVHSGFNCYDKSLSMPYIEPAQESVPFLMLLSLVFAGPSITIMIGEGILYCCLSKRRNGIGTEANINAGGCNFNSFLRRAVRFVGVHVFGLCSTALVTDIIQLSTGYQAPYFLTVCKPNYTSLNVSCSENSYVVEDICSGADLNIINAGRKSFPSQHATLAAFAAVYISGLYAVGNFLPSDENVFHPNFHREPLRSLTDLSQDANRILPGKNGSSSDGIVSHRTESILNRNHRDSGSLTNIKRANADVEIITPRSPMGKENMVTFSNTLPRVNTPSLEDPARRNATIHASMDSARSKQLLSQWKNKNESRKLSLQVIETESGQSPPRAIEMRSSSEPSRVGVNGDHHGPTSQYLKIQPGSVPVCNNSGLSGGPRVSIQSRPGSSQLVHIPEETQENVNTSPKSSSARAKWLKAAEKSVACRSNSQPRIMQVIAMSKQQGVLQGSPKSSEGSTVTCTGAIRYKTLTDHEPSSIVRVEAHPENNRPVIQMPSEGEGSGSWKWKGPEKVTLRQTYELNDLNRDSESCDSLKDSYGSGDRKRSNIDNSEHHHHGITTIRVTPVEGSEIGSETLSISSSRDSTLRRKGNIILIPERGSSPENTRNIFYKGTSPTRAYKE; the protein is encoded by the exons TTGCCCATATTGGCATCTTCTGTTGTTAGCCTCTATTTTCTTGAACTTACTGATGTCTTCAAGCCAGTTCACTCTGGATTTAATTGCTATGACAAGAGTCTGAGTATGCCATACATTGAACCTGCGCAAGAGTCTGTTCCCTTCTTGATGTTGCTTAGTCTGGTTTTTGCTGGACCATCAATTACG ATAATGATAGGAGAAGGAATTCTCTACTGTTGCCTGtccaaaagaagaaatgggatTGGAACAGAGGCCAATATTAATGCAGGAGGATGCAACTTCAATTCTTTTCTTAGAAGAGCTGTCAGATTCGTTG GTGTTCATGTGTTTGGTCTTTGTTCTACTGCTCTTGTTACTGATATTATACAGCTATCAACAGGATATCAGGCACCATATTTCCTCACTGTTTGCAAGCCTAACTATACATCCTTAAATGTATCCTGCTCAGAGAATTCATATGTTGTGGAAGATATTTGCTCAGGAGCTGATCTCAATATTATCAATGCTGGAAG AAAGTCATTCCCTTCTCAACATGCCACCCTGGCAGCCTTTGCAGCAGTGTACATTTCG GGCCTGTATGCTGTGGGGAACTTCTTACCAAGTGACGAGAATGTGTTTCACCCAAATTTTCACAGAGAACCTCTAAGGTCTTTGACAGACCTCAGTCAAGATGCCAACAGAATCCTGCCAGGTAAAAATGGTAGCAGCAGCGATGGCATTGTCTCTCACCGTACAGAAAGTATCCTGAATAGAAACCACAGAGATTCAGGGTCTCTGACCAATATCAAGAGAGCAAATGCTGATGTAGAAATAATAACACCACGAAGCCcaatgggaaaggaaaatatggTTACTTTCAGCAACACTTTGCCAAGAGTCAACACACCATCCTTGGAAGATCCAGCAAGACGAAATGCAACAATACATGCATCAATGGATTCTGCCCGATCCAAACAGCTGCTTTCCCAGTGGAAGAACAAGAATGAAAGTCGAAAGCTGTCACTGCAAGTAATAGAGACTGAATCTGGCCAGTCACCACCGCGGGCTATCGAAATGAGGTCGAGCTCAGAACCCTCCAGAGTGGGTGTAAATGGCGATCATCACGGCCCAACTAGCCAATACCTGAAAATTCAACCTGGCAGTGTACCAGTTTGTAACAACTCGGGTCTTTCTGGCGGGCCAAGGGTCTCTATTCAGTCACGTCCCGGCTCATCCCAGCTAGTGCATATTCCTGAAGAGACTCAGGAGAACGTGAACACATCGCCCAAAAGTAGTTCAGCTAGAGCTAAATGGCTGAAAGCTGCTGAGAAGAGCGTTGCATGTAGAAGCAATAGCCAGCCAAGAATCATGCAAGTAATAGCCATGTCTAAGCAGCAAGGAGTGCTTCAGGGCAGCCCAAAGAGTTCAGAGGGAAGCACGGTCACCTGTACAGGAGCCATCAGATATAAAACCTTGACAGACCATGAGCCAAGTAGCATTGTCAGAGTTGAGGCCCATCCAGAGAATAACAGACCTGTAATTCAGATGCCATCAGAAGGTGAAGGAAGTGGGTCATGGAAATGGAAAGGTCCGGAAAAAGTCACCCTTCGTCAGACATATGAGCTAAATGATCTTAACAGAGACTCTGAGAGCTGTGACTCCTTAAAAGACAGTTATGGGTCGGGTGACAGGAAAAGGAGCAACATAGATAACAGTGAGCATCACCATCATGGAATCACTACGATAAGAGTCACGCCAGTGGAGGGAAGTGAGATTGGCTCAGAGACTCTGTCCATTTCTTCCAGCCGGGACTCAACACTTCGAAGAAAAGGTAACATCATTTTAATCCCCGAGAGAGGGAGCAGCCCCGAGAACACCAGAAACATCTTCTATAAAGGCACATCCCCCACACGAGCATACAAGGAATGA